A region from the Aegilops tauschii subsp. strangulata cultivar AL8/78 chromosome 5, Aet v6.0, whole genome shotgun sequence genome encodes:
- the LOC109733340 gene encoding cysteine protease 1-like, translated as MAGGSKAAAAVAVVLAFLLFAIASTAAAAAPDMSIISYNSAHAVRGLERTEAEVRAMYDHWLARHGRSYNALGEYDRRFRAFWDNLRLVDARGFRLGMNRFADLTNDESRAAYLGAIPSSQGRHAVGGRYLHDGAETLPESVDWREKGAVAPVKNQGQCGSCWAFSAVGAVEGINKIVTGDLVTLSEQELVECARNGQNSGCNGGMMEDAFDFIARNGGIDTEEDYPYTAKDGRCDHAKRSRTAVSIDGFELVPENDELSLKKAVAHQPVSVGIEAGGPEFQLYESGVFTGRCGTELDHGVVAVGYGTDNGRDYWSVRNSWGPDWGEGGYIRMERNVTARAGKCGIAMMASYPVKNGPNPSPKPDPPKPVACDRHSKCPAGSTCCCTHGVRKTCFVWGCCPAKGATCCKDGATCCPSDYPVCNAENRTCSKSKNSPYNVDALIRTPAKRSRTTTITQLVDF; from the exons ATGGCGGGCGGCAGCAAGGCCGCGGCCGCTGTGGCTGTGGTCTTGGCCTTCCTACTCTTCGCCATCGCCTCGACagcagccgccgccgcacccGACATGTCCATCATCTCGTACAACTCGGCGCACGCCGTCCGTGGGCTGGAGCGGACGGAGGCCGAGGTGCGCGCGATGTACGACCACTGGCTGGCGCGGCACGGCCGCTCGTACAATGCGCTCGGCGAGTACGACCGCCGGTTCCGGGCGTTCTGGGACAACCTCAGGCTCGTCGACGCCCGCGGGTTCCGCCTCGGGATGAACCGCTTCGCCGACCTCACCAACGACGAGTCCCGCGCTGCCTACCTCGGCGCCATCCCGAGCAGCCAAGGCCGCCACGCCGTCGGCGGGAGGTACCTCCACGACGGCGCCGAGACGCTGCCGGAGTCCGTGGACTGGAGGGAGAAGGGCGCCGTGGCCCCTGTGAAGAACCAGGGCCAGTGCGGCAGCTGCTGGGCGTTCTCGGCGGTCGGCGCGGTGGAAGGCATCAACAAGATTGTCACGGGCGACCTGGTGACGCTGTCGGAGCAGGAGCTGGTGGAGTGCGCAAGGAACGGGCAGAACAGCGGGTGCAATGGCGGGATGATGGAGGACGCGTTCGACTTCATCGCCCGGAACGGCGGCATCGACACGGAGGAGGACTACCCCTACACCGCCAAGGACGGCAGGTGCGACCACGCCAAGAGGAGCCGCACGGCCGTGTCCATCGACGGCTTCGAGTTGGTGCCGGAGAACGACGAGCTGTCCCTGAAGAAGGCGGTGGCGCACCAGCCCGTGAGCGTGGGCATCGAGGCCGGTGGCCCCGAGTTCCAGCTGTACGAGTCGGGGGTGTTCACCGGCAGGTGCGGCACGGAGCTGGACCACGGCGTGGTGGCGGTGGGGTACGGCACCGACAATGGCAGGGACTACTGGAGCGTGCGCAACTCATGGGGCCCAGACTGGGGCGAGGGCGGCTACATCCGGATGGAGCGCAACGTCACCGCGCGCGCCGGCAAGTGCGGCATCGCCATGATGGCGTCCTACCCCGTCAAGAACGGGCCCAACCCCTCACCCAAGCCTGACCCGCCGAAGCCGGTGGCCTGCGACCGCCACAGCAAGTGCCCGGCGGGGAGCACCTGCTGCTGCACCCACGGCGTGAGAAAGACGTGCTTCGTCTGGGGGTGCTGCCCTGCCAAGGGTGCCACCTGCTGCAAGGACGGCGCCACCTGCTGCCCGTCGGACTACCCCGTCTGCAACGCCGAGAACCGCACTTGCTCCAAG AGCAAGAACAGCCCGTACAACGTGGATGCGCTTATCCGTACTCCGGCCAAGCGAAGCAGGACAACGACGATTACACAACTGGTCGATTTTTAG